A section of the Elusimicrobiota bacterium genome encodes:
- a CDS encoding sterol desaturase family protein, which yields MFPFLHWFSGMGLGLLPLLGIGFWGNVLATIVSVDLTTFLFHRHFHRNPLLWRIHMVHHMDSQMDVTTGFRFHVAEHALFLPVRFAVMVVLGSTWISAAAAGVFLLVLIYFQHCNFRLPIGVERMTRLVFTTPDMHRVHHSALSQETNSNYGIIFSFWDRWLGSYREIDDQDSIKIGLPDFPDPGNLTLLELLGLPWRLRPGRPGQPPSAPGSGRGNRVLA from the coding sequence ATGTTTCCATTCCTTCATTGGTTCAGCGGCATGGGCCTCGGCCTGCTGCCTCTTTTGGGGATCGGCTTCTGGGGCAATGTCTTGGCGACGATCGTGTCGGTCGATTTGACGACGTTCCTATTCCACAGGCATTTTCACCGCAACCCTTTATTATGGCGCATCCATATGGTGCATCACATGGATTCCCAGATGGACGTCACCACTGGCTTCCGCTTCCATGTCGCTGAGCACGCCCTTTTCCTCCCAGTGCGTTTCGCGGTCATGGTTGTTCTTGGCTCCACGTGGATTTCCGCGGCGGCGGCCGGGGTGTTCCTTCTGGTCCTGATCTACTTCCAGCACTGCAATTTTAGGCTCCCGATCGGCGTGGAAAGAATGACCCGATTGGTATTCACCACTCCGGACATGCACCGCGTCCATCACTCCGCGCTCAGCCAGGAAACGAATTCAAACTATGGGATCATATTCTCGTTTTGGGACCGCTGGCTGGGCAGTTACCGCGAAATCGACGACCAGGACTCGATCAAGATCGGCCTCCCGGATTTTCCGGATCCCGGCAATCTGACGCTGCTGGAGCTCCTGGGCCTGCCTTGGCGCCTTAGGCCAGGCAGGCCAGGACAGCCGCCGTCTGCGCCAGGATCAGGGCGTGGAAATAGAGTCCTTGCTTGA
- a CDS encoding sterol desaturase family protein, translated as MRIWILRSGAVLAFLACAMILLAGAERLYPQRPWLKPQAPRLRANLAMGAFMVFMEQAFNLAFLAPALFFFEIRSWGLLHWLRLAPAARLAASFLVLDLAFYAVHRALHEVPWMWRFHRVHHSDRDMDVTTAPRCHPGEFAIELSARLVCACLMGVSFPQASAYCLAAPVFIYFQHCNFSLPGNVELRFKLAFTTPDMHRVHHSTRGEENHSNYGIILSVWDRWLGSFREGPKQSSIEIGLPEYSKREELGLGRLLRMPFEPGD; from the coding sequence GTGAGGATATGGATTCTGCGCAGCGGCGCGGTCCTGGCCTTCCTCGCCTGCGCCATGATCCTGTTGGCCGGGGCCGAGCGGCTTTATCCCCAGCGCCCGTGGCTTAAACCCCAGGCTCCGCGCTTGCGGGCGAACTTGGCCATGGGGGCCTTCATGGTGTTTATGGAGCAGGCCTTCAATTTGGCTTTTCTGGCTCCCGCGTTGTTTTTTTTCGAAATCCGTTCCTGGGGCCTGCTTCACTGGCTGAGGCTGGCCCCGGCGGCGCGCTTGGCCGCGTCTTTCCTGGTCCTAGACCTGGCCTTCTATGCGGTGCATCGGGCCCTGCACGAGGTCCCTTGGATGTGGCGCTTTCATAGAGTGCACCACTCGGACCGGGACATGGACGTCACCACGGCACCCCGCTGCCATCCCGGGGAATTCGCCATAGAATTGTCGGCGCGCCTGGTTTGCGCCTGCCTCATGGGGGTGAGCTTCCCGCAGGCCAGCGCCTACTGCCTGGCCGCGCCCGTCTTCATCTATTTCCAGCACTGCAATTTCAGTTTGCCGGGGAACGTGGAGCTCCGGTTTAAGCTCGCTTTCACCACCCCGGACATGCACCGCGTCCATCATTCCACGCGGGGAGAGGAAAACCATTCCAACTACGGCATCATCCTCTCGGTGTGGGACCGCTGGCTCGGGAGCTTCCGGGAAGGCCCCAAGCAGTCTTCGATCGAGATCGGCCTGCCCGAGTACTCTAAGCGTGAGGAGCTGGGCCTGGGGCGTCTGCTTAGGATGCCTTTCGAGCCGGGCGATTGA
- a CDS encoding acyl transferase, whose amino-acid sequence MHPLNKFLRWYPALILFWAGVGAWELLLAPSATRLFHLAFILYAAPLLTWRLLNLFHPIREGLFYFSEKDYSPWLASNYIQDVYNVFPGLEGPLLLAPGLFSLWLRLWGSSVGRGVYWAPQIWIIDRGLMDIGDGAVFGSRVVCFGHIIKPKKNRHMLYIKKVRIGAGAFVGAASRLTAGASVEAGASVPIVSDLYPNRRFRKT is encoded by the coding sequence ATGCACCCGCTCAATAAATTTCTGCGCTGGTATCCGGCGCTCATACTATTCTGGGCGGGGGTTGGTGCTTGGGAACTGCTCCTCGCCCCATCGGCGACGCGGCTTTTCCATCTTGCATTCATTCTCTACGCCGCGCCTCTGCTCACCTGGCGACTCCTCAACCTCTTTCATCCCATCCGCGAGGGGCTTTTCTACTTCTCCGAAAAGGACTATTCCCCATGGCTGGCGTCCAATTACATCCAGGACGTCTACAATGTGTTCCCCGGCCTGGAAGGCCCCCTTCTCCTGGCGCCGGGCCTCTTCAGCCTGTGGCTCAGGCTCTGGGGAAGCTCGGTGGGCCGGGGCGTCTACTGGGCTCCGCAAATCTGGATCATAGACCGCGGGCTTATGGATATAGGAGATGGAGCGGTTTTCGGCTCCCGGGTGGTGTGCTTTGGCCACATCATCAAACCCAAGAAAAACCGCCACATGCTCTATATCAAGAAGGTCCGGATCGGCGCCGGCGCCTTCGTGGGAGCGGCCTCCAGGCTCACCGCGGGCGCGAGCGTAGAGGCCGGAGCCTCCGTCCCGATCGTCTCCGACCTTTACCCCAACAGGCGCTTTCGCAAAACCTGA
- a CDS encoding sulfatase: MSSLGLLLFLLGTIPTAVAESRPDVVLVTWDAARADHAGCYGYRRKTTPLFLDALAKEGALFERAYAQAPWTAPSLATLLTSRYPEAHACNILKPILDPGLATFVKAFRQSGYRTAAFVAGMPGESALGLTRDFETVRPFWVGEPLEKIRKEVLEWADAGDPRPFLFWMHAFNSHLPYYCPKAYREQFEPDYSGPVHEVDQELYAEPTLEKLLEVIRFYNEPSPENSPNPKLQSLMARIQADPKNIAHFTAHYDGCLNYMDREFSILKRELESARPRGGIIWIASADHGEHLGDAVEHSSPTLSHPLADLHESLLRVPLLIRVPGAPKGRRIKAPVMLMDVGPTLLSLARVPIPEGMQGLDRSAEIMGKAARPARAWAYAADVAGRGSGWSWTLVKGGWKLARTGQGWELYDLSADPLEKKNRADSEPAKFLELAGVYLPEIHAGASSNAPAQ; this comes from the coding sequence ATGAGCTCCCTGGGACTGCTCCTCTTCCTCCTGGGGACCATTCCGACGGCCGTGGCCGAGTCGAGACCGGACGTGGTCCTCGTCACTTGGGACGCGGCCAGAGCCGACCACGCAGGCTGCTACGGCTACCGCCGAAAGACCACCCCGCTATTCCTGGACGCGCTCGCCAAGGAGGGCGCTCTCTTCGAGCGGGCCTACGCACAGGCCCCTTGGACGGCCCCGAGCCTGGCCACGTTGCTGACCTCCCGCTACCCCGAGGCCCATGCCTGCAACATCCTAAAGCCCATTCTGGACCCTGGGCTTGCCACCTTCGTCAAGGCTTTTCGGCAAAGCGGCTACCGCACCGCCGCTTTTGTCGCGGGCATGCCCGGAGAATCCGCTCTTGGGCTGACCCGCGACTTTGAGACCGTAAGGCCGTTCTGGGTCGGAGAGCCGCTCGAAAAAATTAGAAAGGAAGTCTTGGAATGGGCCGACGCCGGCGACCCCCGCCCTTTCCTGTTTTGGATGCACGCGTTTAATTCCCACCTTCCGTATTACTGCCCCAAGGCCTACCGGGAGCAATTCGAGCCCGACTACTCGGGCCCCGTCCACGAGGTGGACCAGGAGCTGTACGCCGAGCCGACCTTGGAGAAGCTTCTCGAGGTGATCCGCTTCTACAATGAGCCCTCTCCGGAAAATTCTCCCAATCCCAAGCTCCAAAGCCTCATGGCCCGCATCCAGGCCGACCCGAAAAACATCGCCCATTTCACCGCCCACTACGACGGCTGCCTGAATTACATGGACCGGGAATTCTCCATCCTCAAAAGGGAGCTGGAATCGGCGCGCCCGAGGGGCGGGATCATTTGGATCGCGAGCGCCGACCACGGGGAGCACCTGGGAGACGCGGTGGAGCACTCCAGCCCTACCCTGTCTCACCCTTTGGCGGACTTGCATGAAAGCCTGCTGCGCGTACCCCTCCTCATAAGGGTTCCCGGCGCGCCTAAAGGGCGAAGGATCAAGGCCCCGGTCATGCTCATGGATGTAGGCCCGACCCTCCTGTCGCTCGCCCGCGTCCCGATCCCGGAAGGCATGCAGGGCCTCGACCGATCGGCCGAGATCATGGGCAAGGCCGCCCGGCCGGCGAGGGCCTGGGCCTACGCCGCGGACGTCGCCGGCCGGGGTTCGGGCTGGAGCTGGACCTTGGTCAAGGGCGGATGGAAGCTGGCCCGGACCGGCCAAGGCTGGGAGCTCTACGATCTAAGCGCCGATCCCTTGGAGAAAAAAAACCGCGCCGACTCGGAGCCCGCCAAATTCTTGGAGCTGGCCGGCGTCTACCTCCCGGAAATCCACGCGGGCGCGAGCTCTAATGCACCCGCTCAATAA